From the Danio aesculapii chromosome 9, fDanAes4.1, whole genome shotgun sequence genome, one window contains:
- the lrrfip1a gene encoding extracellular matrix-binding protein ebh isoform X3 produces MGSQGPGRKRTPSKNGLTAEEDALNVIAKEAEARLAAKRAARAEAREIRMKELERQQKEIYQVQKKYYGLDNLDNKWGDIEQWMEDSERYTRVSRRHASVSDDEERMSVGSRSNVRLDLDATGAYGAASSSYSHKKSKKKKKHSSKTSNGYDDDLSTLSSRSSRLSDESKRSRSSRLDLQSSAYYSSELYSSSNYSSKHQVPSYNGYQGSIYEDSLYGGSRRSSARAVRMTGSSEYSGLLGSSSRTSSRANSACGSPVEDCSSSVASFKRSTASISGLSRDLDNIVIPDLPNVNGRMSLADDRLERDYLEKGSSRASTISGATLTSLGGTSSRRGSGDTSISADTEASIREIKDSLLEVEEKYRKAMVSNAQLDNEKTNMMYEVDTLKDSLMELEEMLFETRRELEEKIKDLEREKHAHSVLQFQFGELKETLKQSEELLTDIRQLRLKQDGFVREISDLQETIEWKNKKIGALERQKEFSDAIRNERDELRDEVVQLKDVLKKHGIVLGPDLATNGETGDEVGNADPNSQTASAEIREGSSVLGIHQLKHKDQEPKYLDEEVQGNQQSSHAPFSSTNTPLEVNDNSVLGDPVIPGVEQHKNRPEEPLSSVGDEELTTTAPKEEVKSEEHELEDSRDNAVELEHKVQTYEHLETEQQDGKCVTSSQEIKEEAPLDSVSNTMHDETDKPGEALLDEKCKEEPVESPQMEEPPKTQVTSASNKKKKKKKKNKQKQKQSDKQESGTAMEVLNEDNSNQKVESVLEGTNEEPLENAVSETTMNVDLPASSCSDITTKEQDCIEVATTNTNVDGVQDSIQLVTDEVDSAEISKTISNFDCSESSNVILSEGPSNNIISNTTDDPSNNIICNTADDVSNNTISDTEDDLSNNIVSDTADDLSNNIVSDTADDLSNNIVSDTADDLSNNIVSDTADDLSNNIISDTADDLSNNIVSDTVDDLSNDIITNTADDLSNDSITNTADDLSNDIITNTADDLSNDSITNTADDPSNKIISDPATIIEERAEDSANSSLEPAITCSELKSSEMSASSHEPSFEPITSENNETMLVDAKEEKVDLECQEEPSPQNVGVDEICDPEDQEAFAQSDFHVMETIENKAELMMQEQTIDLPMDSQLQDSVESEVGKEKEQGELDKENLEAPKEEVFARSKVDNSPFIETQVQVVQEDNPSANEANQESAEPSDQNSMVEKVEEEMSIQGQVTPDGQLPKDDNDLLIELDVVGLVHKQEDADEEDEGESFDFDETDLEASSDGPLKKSLDQPKEEVTLLKENVQEASQENQSNVIDEDLTQEDEHLQLAEQESKPDEQKDDVHDTENLQPRDVEGCLTEQSLINHDVSPVSEQHDTPGNKEDTLEEHQKASVDVPVNERVNLISEKEKREVGQEISTSIPLEKQASMISGDPKLEKEITRNNKEDESRESRKSAKGKGKSKGKEDCKMS; encoded by the exons ATTTATCAGGTGCAGAAG AAATACTATGGCCTGGATAACCTGGACAACAAATGGGGGGACATTGAGCAGTGGATG gAAGACAGTGAGCGATATACACGTGTCTCACGGAGACATGCATCG GTGTCAGATGATGAAGAACGGATGTCAGTGGGGAGCAGAAGCAACGTACGG TTGGATTTGGATGCGACTGGTGCTTACGGCGCG GCGTCCTCTTCTTACTCTCATAAGAAGTccaagaaaaagaagaaacattCTTCTAAAACC AGCAATGGCTATGATGATGATCTCAGCACATTGTCTAGTCGG AGCTCCAGACTAAGCGATGAGAGCAAAAGGTCTCGCTCCTCTAGACTTGATCTGCAGTCG AGTGCCTACTATTCTTCAGAGTTGTACAGCAGCAGTAATTACTCCTCTAAACATCAAGTTCCTTCCTACAATGGCTACCAG GGCTCTATTTACGAAGATAGTCTCTACGGTGGCTCTCGACGCTCCAGTGCTCGTGCTGTAAGAATGACAGG GTCGTCTGAATACAGTGGATTACTGGGCTCCAGCTCTAGGACTTCATCCAGGGCAAACTCTGCGTGTGGAAGCCCAGTG GAGGACTGCAGCAGTTCAGTGGCTAGTTTTAAGCGCAGCACAGCCAGTATCAGTGGCCTCTCTAGAGATCTTGACAACATCGTCATCCCTGACTTGCCAAATGTTAATGGGAGGATGTCCTTG GCTGATGACAGGTTAGAGCGTGACTACTTGGAAAAG GGCTCCTCGCGAGCATCAACTATATCCGGCGCCACTCTCACCTCTCTGGGTGGGACATCCTCACGGAGAGGGAGTGGAGATACATCCATCTCTGCCGACACAGAAGCCTCCATACGGGAAATCAAG GATTCCCTATTGGAGGTGGAGGAGAAGTACCGTAAGGCCATGGTGTCCAATGCACAGCTGGACAATGAGAAGACCAACATGATGTATGAAGTGGACACTTTAAAAGACTCTTTAATGGAACTGGAGGAGATGCTCTTTGAAACACGCCGTGAGCTTGAGGAAAAGATTAAG GACCTTGAACGAGAGAAGCATGCTCATAGTGTTCTGCAGTTTCAGTTCGGTGAATTGAAGGAGACGCTGAAACAGAGTGAAGAACTGCTCACT GATATCCGTCAATTACGGCTCAAGCAAGATGGCTTTGTTAGGGAGATTTCTGACCTCCAGGAAACTATTGAGTGGAAGAATAAAAAAATTGGG GCATTAGAGCGGCAGAAGGAGTTCTCTGATGCCATTCGAAATGAGCGAGATGAGCTCAGAGATGAGGTTGTTCAGCTCAAAGATGTTTTGAAG AAACATGGCATTGTCCTTGGACCTGATTTAGCCACCAATGGAGAAACAGGGGATGAAGTTGGGAATGCTGATCCAAATTCTCAAACAGCATCAGCTGAAATTCGAGAGGGAAGTAGTGTACTAG GCATCCATCAGTTGAAGCATAAAGACCAGGAACCAAAATATTTGGATGAGGAGGTGCAAGGAAATCAGCAGTCTTCACATGCCCCGTTCAGTTCTACTAACACACCGTTAGAGGTAAATGACAATAGTGTCCTTGGGGACCCTGTCATTCCAGGTGTAGAGCAGCATAAAAATAGACCTGAAGAACCTTTAAGTTCTGTTGGTGATGAAGAACTCACCACTACAGCACCCAAGGAGGAGGTCAAATCTGAGGAACATGAACTAGAAGATTCACGCGATAATGCTGTGGAATTGGAGCACAAAGTTCAAACGTATGAACATTTGGAGACCGAGCAACAAGATGGCAAATGCGTCACCTCAAGTCAGGAAATCAAAGAGGAAGCTCCTTTAGATTCTGTCTCTAACACAATGCATGATGAAACTGATAAACCTGGTGAGGCACTACTTGATGAAAAATGCAAAGAGGAGCCTGTGGAGTCACCTCAAATGGAGGAACCTCCTAAAACCCAAGTTACCAGTGCTtcaaataaaaagaagaaaaagaagaagaagaacaagcaaaagcaaaaacaaagtgACAAGCAGGAGAGTGGCACAGCAATGGAGGTTTTGAATGAGGATAATTCAAACCAAAAAGTAGAAAGTGTTCTGGAAGGAACCAATGAGGAACCTTTAGAGAATGCTGTTTCTGAAACAACAATGAATGTAGATCTTCCAGCCAGCTCATGCAGTGATATAACAACCAAAGAACAGGACTGTATTGAAGTAGCAACCACAAATACTAATGTGGATGGTGTTCAAGACAGCATTCAGTTAGTTACAGATGAAGTTGATTCAGCAGAAATTTCTAAAACCATCTCAAATTTTGATTGCTCTGAATCTAGCAATGTTATCCTTTCAGAAGGTCCATCCAACAATATTATCTCCAATACCACAGATGATCCATCAAACAATATTATCTGCAACACTGCAGATGATGTGTCAAACAATACTATCTCTGATACTGAAGATGATCTGTCAAACAATATTGTCTCTGATACTGCAGATGATCTGTCAAACAATATTGTCTCTGATACTGCAGATGATCTGTCAAACAATATTGTCTCTGATACTGCAGATGATCTGTCAAACAATATTGTCTCTGATACTGCAGATGATCTGTCAAACAATATTATCTCTGATACTGCAGATGATCTGTCAAACAATATTGTCTCTGATACTGTAGATGATCTGTCAAATGATATTATCACCAACACTGCAGATGATCTGTCAAATGATAGTATCACCAACACTGCAGATGATCTGTCAAATGATATTATCACCAACACTGCAGATGATCTGTCAAATGATAGTATCACCAACACTGCAGATGATCCATCCAACAAAATTATCTCTGACCCTGCAACCATTATTGAGGAGCGTGCTGAGGATTCAGCAAATTCTTCCCTAGAACCTGCAATCACCTGCAGTGAGCTTAAGTCTTCAGAAATGTCGGCTTCATCCCACGAACCTTCATTTGAGCCCATCACCTCTGAGAACAACGAGACCATGTTGGTGGATGCCAAAGAAGAGAAAGTTGATCTGGAATGTCAAGAAGAGCCAAGTCCCCAAAATGTTGGTGTTGATGAGATCTGTGACCCTGAAGATCAAGAGGCCTTTGCTCAATCCGATTTCCATGTGATGGAGACTATAGAAAACAAAGCTGAACTAATGATGCAAGAACAAACCATTGATCTGCCAATGGACAGTCAACTTCAAGACAGCGTTGAGTCAGAAGTGGGCAAGGAAAAGGAACAAGGTGAACTAGACAAAGAAAACCTTGAAGCACCTAAAGAAGAAGTGTTTGCCAGAAGCAAAGTTGATAATAGTCCTTTCATTGAAACCCAAGTTCAGGTTGTACAAGAGGATAATCCGTCTGCCAATGAAGCAAATCAGGAATCAGCTGAACCTTCTGACCAAAATTCCATGGTAGAAAAAGTCGAGGAAGAAATGTCAATCCAAGGTCAGGTTACACCTGATGGGCAACTGCCTAAAGATGACAATGACCTTTTGATAGAGTTAGATGTGGTTGGTCTAGTGCACAAGCAAGAAGATGCGGATGAGGAAGACGAAGGAGAATCATTTGATTTTGATGAAACAGATCTTGAAGCATCATCAGATGGCCCTCTGAAAAAATCTCTAGATCAACCAAAGGAGGAAGTTActcttttaaaagaaaatgtccAAGAAGCCAGCCAAGAAAACCAAAGCAATGTCATTGATGAGGATCTTACCCAGGAAGATGAACATCTACAACTTGCAGAACAGGAATCAAAGCCAGATGAGCAGAAAGATGATGTACATGACACAGAAAACCTACAACCAAGAGATGTtgaaggatgtttaacagagcaaagccTGATCAATCATGACGTCAGTCCTGTCAGTGAGCAGCACGATACACCTGGAAATAAAGAAGACACTCTTGAGGAGCATCAGAAGGCATCAGTAGATGTGCCAGTCAATGAAAGAGTTAATCTGATCTCTGAGAAGGAGAAAAGAGAAGTAGGCCAGGAGATCAGTACTTCCATTCCCCTCGAAAAACAGGCATCAATGATTTCAGGGGATCCAAAATTAGAGAAGGAAATCACTCGGAACAACAAGGAAGATGAAAGCAGAGAATCTAGAAAAAGCGCAAAAGGGAAAGGGAAAAGCAAGGGGAAAGAAGATTGTAAAATGTCATAA
- the lrrfip1a gene encoding claspin isoform X8, whose product MGSQGPGRKRTPSKNGLTAEEDALNVIAKEAEARLAAKRAARAEAREIRMKELERQQKEIYQVQKKYYGLDNLDNKWGDIEQWMEDSERYTRVSRRHASVSDDEERMSVGSRSNVRLDLDATGAYGAASSSYSHKKSKKKKKHSSKTSNGYDDDLSTLSSRSSRLSDESKRSRSSRLDLQSSAYYSSELYSSSNYSSKHQVPSYNGYQGSIYEDSLYGGSRRSSARAVRMTGSSEYSGLLGSSSRTSSRANSACGSPVEDCSSSVASFKRSTASISGLSRDLDNIVIPDLPNVNGRMSLADDRLERDYLEKGSSRASTISGATLTSLGGTSSRRGSGDTSISADTEASIREIKDSLLEVEEKYRKAMVSNAQLDNEKTNMMYEVDTLKDSLMELEEMLFETRRELEEKIKDLEREKHAHSVLQFQFGELKETLKQSEELLTKHGIVLGPDLATNGETGDEVGNADPNSQTASAEIREGSSVLGIHQLKHKDQEPKYLDEEVQGNQQSSHAPFSSTNTPLEVNDNSVLGDPVIPGVEQHKNRPEEPLSSVGDEELTTTAPKEEVKSEEHELEDSRDNAVELEHKVQTYEHLETEQQDGKCVTSSQEIKEEAPLDSVSNTMHDETDKPGEALLDEKCKEEPVESPQMEEPPKTQVTSASNKKKKKKKKNKQKQKQSDKQESGTAMEVLNEDNSNQKVESVLEGTNEEPLENAVSETTMNVDLPASSCSDITTKEQDCIEVATTNTNVDGVQDSIQLVTDEVDSAEISKTISNFDCSESSNVILSEGPSNNIISNTTDDPSNNIICNTADDVSNNTISDTEDDLSNNIVSDTADDLSNNIVSDTADDLSNNIVSDTADDLSNNIVSDTADDLSNNIISDTADDLSNNIVSDTVDDLSNDIITNTADDLSNDSITNTADDLSNDIITNTADDLSNDSITNTADDPSNKIISDPATIIEERAEDSANSSLEPAITCSELKSSEMSASSHEPSFEPITSENNETMLVDAKEEKVDLECQEEPSPQNVGVDEICDPEDQEAFAQSDFHVMETIENKAELMMQEQTIDLPMDSQLQDSVESEVGKEKEQGELDKENLEAPKEEVFARSKVDNSPFIETQVQVVQEDNPSANEANQESAEPSDQNSMVEKVEEEMSIQGQVTPDGQLPKDDNDLLIELDVVGLVHKQEDADEEDEGESFDFDETDLEASSDGPLKKSLDQPKEEVTLLKENVQEASQENQSNVIDEDLTQEDEHLQLAEQESKPDEQKDDVHDTENLQPRDVEGCLTEQSLINHDVSPVSEQHDTPGNKEDTLEEHQKASVDVPVNERVNLISEKEKREVGQEISTSIPLEKQASMISGDPKLEKEITRNNKEDESRESRKSAKGKGKSKGKEDCKMS is encoded by the exons ATTTATCAGGTGCAGAAG AAATACTATGGCCTGGATAACCTGGACAACAAATGGGGGGACATTGAGCAGTGGATG gAAGACAGTGAGCGATATACACGTGTCTCACGGAGACATGCATCG GTGTCAGATGATGAAGAACGGATGTCAGTGGGGAGCAGAAGCAACGTACGG TTGGATTTGGATGCGACTGGTGCTTACGGCGCG GCGTCCTCTTCTTACTCTCATAAGAAGTccaagaaaaagaagaaacattCTTCTAAAACC AGCAATGGCTATGATGATGATCTCAGCACATTGTCTAGTCGG AGCTCCAGACTAAGCGATGAGAGCAAAAGGTCTCGCTCCTCTAGACTTGATCTGCAGTCG AGTGCCTACTATTCTTCAGAGTTGTACAGCAGCAGTAATTACTCCTCTAAACATCAAGTTCCTTCCTACAATGGCTACCAG GGCTCTATTTACGAAGATAGTCTCTACGGTGGCTCTCGACGCTCCAGTGCTCGTGCTGTAAGAATGACAGG GTCGTCTGAATACAGTGGATTACTGGGCTCCAGCTCTAGGACTTCATCCAGGGCAAACTCTGCGTGTGGAAGCCCAGTG GAGGACTGCAGCAGTTCAGTGGCTAGTTTTAAGCGCAGCACAGCCAGTATCAGTGGCCTCTCTAGAGATCTTGACAACATCGTCATCCCTGACTTGCCAAATGTTAATGGGAGGATGTCCTTG GCTGATGACAGGTTAGAGCGTGACTACTTGGAAAAG GGCTCCTCGCGAGCATCAACTATATCCGGCGCCACTCTCACCTCTCTGGGTGGGACATCCTCACGGAGAGGGAGTGGAGATACATCCATCTCTGCCGACACAGAAGCCTCCATACGGGAAATCAAG GATTCCCTATTGGAGGTGGAGGAGAAGTACCGTAAGGCCATGGTGTCCAATGCACAGCTGGACAATGAGAAGACCAACATGATGTATGAAGTGGACACTTTAAAAGACTCTTTAATGGAACTGGAGGAGATGCTCTTTGAAACACGCCGTGAGCTTGAGGAAAAGATTAAG GACCTTGAACGAGAGAAGCATGCTCATAGTGTTCTGCAGTTTCAGTTCGGTGAATTGAAGGAGACGCTGAAACAGAGTGAAGAACTGCTCACT AAACATGGCATTGTCCTTGGACCTGATTTAGCCACCAATGGAGAAACAGGGGATGAAGTTGGGAATGCTGATCCAAATTCTCAAACAGCATCAGCTGAAATTCGAGAGGGAAGTAGTGTACTAG GCATCCATCAGTTGAAGCATAAAGACCAGGAACCAAAATATTTGGATGAGGAGGTGCAAGGAAATCAGCAGTCTTCACATGCCCCGTTCAGTTCTACTAACACACCGTTAGAGGTAAATGACAATAGTGTCCTTGGGGACCCTGTCATTCCAGGTGTAGAGCAGCATAAAAATAGACCTGAAGAACCTTTAAGTTCTGTTGGTGATGAAGAACTCACCACTACAGCACCCAAGGAGGAGGTCAAATCTGAGGAACATGAACTAGAAGATTCACGCGATAATGCTGTGGAATTGGAGCACAAAGTTCAAACGTATGAACATTTGGAGACCGAGCAACAAGATGGCAAATGCGTCACCTCAAGTCAGGAAATCAAAGAGGAAGCTCCTTTAGATTCTGTCTCTAACACAATGCATGATGAAACTGATAAACCTGGTGAGGCACTACTTGATGAAAAATGCAAAGAGGAGCCTGTGGAGTCACCTCAAATGGAGGAACCTCCTAAAACCCAAGTTACCAGTGCTtcaaataaaaagaagaaaaagaagaagaagaacaagcaaaagcaaaaacaaagtgACAAGCAGGAGAGTGGCACAGCAATGGAGGTTTTGAATGAGGATAATTCAAACCAAAAAGTAGAAAGTGTTCTGGAAGGAACCAATGAGGAACCTTTAGAGAATGCTGTTTCTGAAACAACAATGAATGTAGATCTTCCAGCCAGCTCATGCAGTGATATAACAACCAAAGAACAGGACTGTATTGAAGTAGCAACCACAAATACTAATGTGGATGGTGTTCAAGACAGCATTCAGTTAGTTACAGATGAAGTTGATTCAGCAGAAATTTCTAAAACCATCTCAAATTTTGATTGCTCTGAATCTAGCAATGTTATCCTTTCAGAAGGTCCATCCAACAATATTATCTCCAATACCACAGATGATCCATCAAACAATATTATCTGCAACACTGCAGATGATGTGTCAAACAATACTATCTCTGATACTGAAGATGATCTGTCAAACAATATTGTCTCTGATACTGCAGATGATCTGTCAAACAATATTGTCTCTGATACTGCAGATGATCTGTCAAACAATATTGTCTCTGATACTGCAGATGATCTGTCAAACAATATTGTCTCTGATACTGCAGATGATCTGTCAAACAATATTATCTCTGATACTGCAGATGATCTGTCAAACAATATTGTCTCTGATACTGTAGATGATCTGTCAAATGATATTATCACCAACACTGCAGATGATCTGTCAAATGATAGTATCACCAACACTGCAGATGATCTGTCAAATGATATTATCACCAACACTGCAGATGATCTGTCAAATGATAGTATCACCAACACTGCAGATGATCCATCCAACAAAATTATCTCTGACCCTGCAACCATTATTGAGGAGCGTGCTGAGGATTCAGCAAATTCTTCCCTAGAACCTGCAATCACCTGCAGTGAGCTTAAGTCTTCAGAAATGTCGGCTTCATCCCACGAACCTTCATTTGAGCCCATCACCTCTGAGAACAACGAGACCATGTTGGTGGATGCCAAAGAAGAGAAAGTTGATCTGGAATGTCAAGAAGAGCCAAGTCCCCAAAATGTTGGTGTTGATGAGATCTGTGACCCTGAAGATCAAGAGGCCTTTGCTCAATCCGATTTCCATGTGATGGAGACTATAGAAAACAAAGCTGAACTAATGATGCAAGAACAAACCATTGATCTGCCAATGGACAGTCAACTTCAAGACAGCGTTGAGTCAGAAGTGGGCAAGGAAAAGGAACAAGGTGAACTAGACAAAGAAAACCTTGAAGCACCTAAAGAAGAAGTGTTTGCCAGAAGCAAAGTTGATAATAGTCCTTTCATTGAAACCCAAGTTCAGGTTGTACAAGAGGATAATCCGTCTGCCAATGAAGCAAATCAGGAATCAGCTGAACCTTCTGACCAAAATTCCATGGTAGAAAAAGTCGAGGAAGAAATGTCAATCCAAGGTCAGGTTACACCTGATGGGCAACTGCCTAAAGATGACAATGACCTTTTGATAGAGTTAGATGTGGTTGGTCTAGTGCACAAGCAAGAAGATGCGGATGAGGAAGACGAAGGAGAATCATTTGATTTTGATGAAACAGATCTTGAAGCATCATCAGATGGCCCTCTGAAAAAATCTCTAGATCAACCAAAGGAGGAAGTTActcttttaaaagaaaatgtccAAGAAGCCAGCCAAGAAAACCAAAGCAATGTCATTGATGAGGATCTTACCCAGGAAGATGAACATCTACAACTTGCAGAACAGGAATCAAAGCCAGATGAGCAGAAAGATGATGTACATGACACAGAAAACCTACAACCAAGAGATGTtgaaggatgtttaacagagcaaagccTGATCAATCATGACGTCAGTCCTGTCAGTGAGCAGCACGATACACCTGGAAATAAAGAAGACACTCTTGAGGAGCATCAGAAGGCATCAGTAGATGTGCCAGTCAATGAAAGAGTTAATCTGATCTCTGAGAAGGAGAAAAGAGAAGTAGGCCAGGAGATCAGTACTTCCATTCCCCTCGAAAAACAGGCATCAATGATTTCAGGGGATCCAAAATTAGAGAAGGAAATCACTCGGAACAACAAGGAAGATGAAAGCAGAGAATCTAGAAAAAGCGCAAAAGGGAAAGGGAAAAGCAAGGGGAAAGAAGATTGTAAAATGTCATAA